The sequence tattttaacacttttgtgagtgttaaacagtttctaatgtattttttcaaatagtatgaatgtctatttggttttctattattgatttaaattaaagagatatcgttcgaacgaacgtaaaacgttcgaactctatgtaacgacaatagcgttcgaacgtaaacgtaatgttcgaacgaaatttatgttcgtagagttcgaacgatcacacaacgttcgaacgtaaataatttcagtcgtgttcgaacatagcctataccgttcgaagccatataccgttcgacctgaccatttaacgttccaacacaaagacaattcataacgttcgaacgaattcatgtgttttcgaacatatttcgaaatcgttcaaacacgtcactactgttcgaacttaaaattttttccgttcgaaccattttctaggacgaatttaaaccgtgacaaaaaaaattttcgttcgaacgtgttcgaacggtttccttcaatttcgtcccaaaagaaattttttgggacgaaatagtgattttcgtctcaaaataccttttgacacagtgatattggaacgactttgggacgaatttttttcgtcccaaaaatttttttgggacgaaattgggatcttttgggacgaaaattttcgtcccaaaagaccctttctgtTATAGTGTCTTGACATTCGTTCTAAAGAGCAGCTAGGCAATTCGTCGAAGGCAGAGCAACAAAACTAGGAAAATACAAACAACGCATCATACTAGAAAGAATCGGAGCTATTCTATTAAAAGAATGAATCAAACATTTTTACATGATCTGCAAGCTGATTCCTGCTACTACCAAACCTACAACTACATCGTggaagttttcgatcttgcgtTTGAACCACAATGACCTCAAAACTCAGAAGATGAACGCCATGAATTTGCCATGGAAACGAATTAAGCAAAGCTCCTTCAACAGATCGAACACTTACGTTCGAAGCTCAAGTTCTGGTGCCGCATGATATCTTTAGGTTCTCCCATATGTTAATCTTGGTGCAGTCATTTGACAAATCCGACCAATTAATGGCCAAAGTCAGTATCCTATGTACGAGATTTTTCTTCAGTTTCCTCTTTCGGCTGAGGTTGCAATTGTTGACCAACTAACACATCCAAAGCTTCCTTCATCCACCCATGTTGACATACTTCCCTAGCTTCTGCCACTGTCATCTACACAACATAACACAAAGCTAGCATATTTTAGAACATAAAACATCACCCCAAATTGTAATAATCATCAGCTTTTTCTGTGTATGAATCTGAGTAAGTATGTTGCATTTAGACACATACCCATCTTCGTTCCCTGAGGTTTTTCTCAGGCCACCGGTCTAGCTGCTCGTTCACAAGCAAAGAGAACATGTAGACCTCATGCATTATGCTTTGTCTCTTGCTCTTATACTGCCAATTCCCCAAACTATTCTGCAAATCACGTCCAAACAACTGAGTTAGAACAAGATATTGGGAAGAAGACATTTTGATTGGATTGAGCACAAAAATGCTTTGAAGATACTCACTTCGACTTTGCCAACAACACCAGCTTCCTCTTGCGTCTCTCGCATGGCCGCATCTTCCACAGTCTCATCCGTTTCCCAACCTCCCTGTAGTAATAATAACCGAAGTTATTCACGATATTGTcaaatgaagatgaaaaaaaggatggataataaaattaaaaaaaaaaaaaagatggtcaAAAGTGAATGATGGGTAGGAAAAATGAATGGTACCTTTGGGAACATCATTCCCTGCCCCTTCTGTGAACTGATCACAAGAACCTCTAAATCCTCAATGGAGGAAGATTGGCAGTTGGTTTCTCTGTATCTGTACGGAATGCATCTGCACAATTTTGATCATAAACATAAGAAACACACTTTATTAAAGcaaattaaaagtaaataaacgTAAATAATGTCTTCCAAAAGTCCAAAACAGAACACATTAGCAGAAATCTAAAGAAAAGTCTGCACAAAACGACaaatcacaaaaaacaaaaatagaggaAATACCCAAATAATaaacagtaaaaataattttccatcTGCCCTTAAAACCCCGCCTGAGGAAAAACTTCTAAAATCTAGatggaaaagaaaacattttccaTGGATTTCaacaagaaggaaaaggaaattaaGCAAGTTGAAATTTAGATAACAGAAAGGGGTAGAACACAGAATACCcagaatgaagaagaagaaggaagaagacatACCCAACAACTAGGCGGTAGCCTTTACTATCGTAGCGCTGGGAATGCCTCCCGGTGCGGGAGACCGAGTTTGCCAACTGCACAGAAACGAAGGGAAATCTCTTGGGAAAGAAGAcggaaaacaaaagaagatcTGTACAAGTTTTAGATAGAAAGAGACCCATCTCGTTTATCCCAAAAGAAATCTCTCCGAAAGCCGAGAAATTTCGGAAGCTTTTGTTTcagagagaagggagaaaggGCTCTGCAAAACCTAGACAGATGccataactatatatacatgcaagTGTCTAGCTTTGGGAAAAGGATAAGGAGACGAAACTGGTGGTGGTGGAAGTCAACACCACGGGCTAACGCAGCGATTGAGAAAGGGACTCGGATACGGGGAATAATGTAGAGGGAACGTGGCCATCACTTGTGTTTTGAGCGCGTGGTATAGAGATTCGGGCTTACATATAGCAACTATTTAGGGGAGCTTCCGGGATGGCGCGTGGAACGCGTTGTCTGGAAGATAAAGTCAAATGagacataaaaaagaaaagaaaaagaaaatgaaaaaaacacaGAACTCCGTGTTGAAACTCAAAATTCTGGAACGACTCCCACCTGACACGTTTTCTGGTGGGAAAGAGCTGTGTCGTAATTCCAAGTATAAATACATCCGTATATTTGATAAAAGTCAAGTTATAAAATCTCATGTGATACATTTTAGAGTATATccatttttagaatatttaaatctcacctcttctcttttcttttttttcctcaaagagagatttcttattgaaaaaataattttttttatgtaaattttagatttattcattttttacaaaaagaattcgcttacatattttaaagactataaatgttattttttgatatattagatttattttatgagtaatgctagatataagtcttaaatagacaagtcacatataagtcttttataaaacaatgagtcctactaataaataataatttttttacacttttttaaagtgtggtctacttttttacaaagatttatatgtgatttgtctatttggaacttgtacaaatcatttctcttattttatatgaTGTACTACATCAGactatatttatttgtaaatttactcTGGTAAAATCTCCATGTCTTTAAgctatgtttgaatgttaagatcaCCTTAATctatctcaaactaattattgattagatctattacatttttaacttttcatacaaagttaaattcatctcaacctacttcatacatttttaaacatatatctcaacttatttatattcaaacacatcttaataagatccataaaatattattatttacgagtaatgctagatacaagtcCTAAAGATACaagctttttataaaaatgatgggtcccattaagaaaaaaatgagtttttcccattttttcataataaaatctattttttttttataaaagacttacaCGATACTTGTATATTTAGAATtggattatttatatttttgtctttttataaacagtacttaatattaacaaattaatgagAAACAGAAGTGCTAAAGGGGAAAAACACGGGctgaaaacaaatataaaaaacatgagCAATGTTAATGATTATACACCATTCATATGAACTCATGTAAACGGTACAtgatgttccttttttttttttttttttttttttcacgtgtTTTCTCCCACGTACTAGTTTTCATCGTGGCACACTTTTTATACGTTACAATTTAAGTGATTGTTATTTAGGACACTGATATATGAATCCATTTCAAATAAAGAAGTATTAAGTTTacattgaaatgaaattataaattaatgttgtttaatataataggaaaatgctagtccTCCTGTTGAGGGCTACTgctgagattgatttttttttttttttacttaatgattaagaacgtatttttttaataatattgtgatttttttttgaaatatttaaaagtgttaaaaaatatatatatatatatgaaatagattaGCGGGAGCTCCCAACTGTAGAGCCACccaatataatatgttagttttaatttatgataaaaacatttttataatttgaaagatTATATTAAATTGTGTCagtttaatttatagatttacttaaTAAAAGTTTTGCATGGACCAAATATTTCCCATTgaaatatgctatatatattagtaggcTTGATTGAAGATTATAGAATTTGAAATAAAGAATAGAATTACTCTTAACAAATACTTTTCcttgaataaagaaaattgtttaGATAAAAAAGTGTAGAAGATCTTAATTCTCGTGtgatagaaaaatgatattaattaatattgtaatcaTCAAATCTTTATCATTTCTTGATCAAAAGATTAAGAAGTAAAAACTAACAAacgattattttaattattcaatatcatgtcaaggatgatgaatagcatgTCTTCGTCTAATATTAATGGTTGGATCTTAACACAAAgggattacataaaagtaattctACAAATTTACGTAACTTTATGTGAACCGTCAGGTCtgtattataataaaaataactttacaatctgacaaaccATATCAAgacacatcaatttatgagattacttttatataatcactttatagctaaagtatttctcattaaTTTAACATTAACAAGCAGGTATGTTagtttattttagttttgtttttattaaatttttgtcgttaatattttgtatattgtgTAGTGGGTTTGCTTTGGAtcttgcgttttttttttttaatacttggGTTTGGATTTTCTTGATTATATGTAACCTCCAGGCTCCAAGTGTCTGGTTGTAATTACGATTTTCTTCTGTTATAAGTGAgtgttatcaataaaattcgAGTACTgttctcttcttaaaaaaaattaacattaacaaaataattagtagtataagaataaaaatatattttcaccTTATAATTACCTTTCATGTTGAAaagatattttagaaaaaaattacgATTTATTGTCTCTCAAACTacaatttcatttataatatgaccataaaaaaattagttcgACTACTTTCACCTTATAACTCTCTCAAATTACCATTTTCAGTTTGCTCTATCTTTTAACatttaacaattaattaattagatcaaaCGCATAGGTCTATCCGTCGTTTTATCAGTCGAATTTGGTTGGATAAATTGTAAGTTATAATATTTCAAACGTAGAATTAAGAAACAATTAGTTTCGATAGTTAAGTGATGCTCATATTGCAAAATGAGTGATAATTTGAGGGAATTATGTTTTTCTCGAtcatgattatttatttatttattccaaatAGAATTCAAATATAATTAGCATTGaacttttcaactcatctttcCACACTCCATGCTTTTCTCCTTTGATCAATTCATGTAAGAGTACGAGAAGATaacgatttcttttttgataTTTCTTCATGCTGATCTCTTCCACACCAAACGCCAAAGGCAAGACGTAACTCTTAGGGTATGACAATTATCTTAGCCATGATTTTTAGGACAACATATGCATTGTATCACAAACCCGTACTCCATTTGTTATGTAATATCTAAGAGTACGCTACACGAATGGAAAATCTATGGACAAATCTGCATGGTCCGTAAAATATCTTTCCATACTCAACtaaatgttatttatactaataattttatttacataattatatgtgacgaaagaaaatattgataagATGAGACGTTTACTCATCAATACgtataatattatgcataaagtTATACGTACGTGTAGCACTACTATCTATGATTTCATAATATGCAAAGCTAAATAACTCTTTTCatgcaatgaaaaaaaaaaaaaaaaaaaagaaactctaTTCATTTAAGTTTTATaatcaatatatgaaaaataacaaatattttaatagttttaataataaattcgaCATAATTTAGaggataaaaaagaatattt comes from Juglans microcarpa x Juglans regia isolate MS1-56 chromosome 8S, Jm3101_v1.0, whole genome shotgun sequence and encodes:
- the LOC121244945 gene encoding nudix hydrolase 4-like; translation: MGLFLSKTCTDLLLFSVFFPKRFPFVSVQLANSVSRTGRHSQRYDSKGYRLVVGCIPYRYRETNCQSSSIEDLEVLVISSQKGQGMMFPKGGWETDETVEDAAMRETQEEAGVVGKVENSLGNWQYKSKRQSIMHEVYMFSLLVNEQLDRWPEKNLRERRWMTVAEAREVCQHGWMKEALDVLVGQQLQPQPKEETEEKSRT